The Deltaproteobacteria bacterium genome segment GGCTCACGACGATGCGCGCGCCGGGCTCGCTCGGTGCATCCCCGTCGTTCTCGAGCCGGACGCGGATGGAGGCCTCCGCATCCACGACCGGCCGCGCCGGGGTGACCGTCTCGACGGCGAGGCGGAGATTGGGGGGGATCCGTACCAGGCCGAACGCCAGCCGCAGGCACAGGAGCGCGTCGACGGCGTCGATGCTGCCATCGCCGAGCGGCCGGACGAAGAGCTCGTCGATCCGCTCGATCGGTGCCATGTCGACGGCCGCCCGGGTCGGCTCCGCGAGCTCGATGAGCCCGACGGCGGCGCGCAGCACCACGAGTGCATCGCCCGCGTCGACCCGGCCGTCCCCGACCGCCGGGGCGACGTCGCAACGGCCCAGGGCGCGCGCCTCGATCGGAGCCAGCCATCCCGCGGCCAGGACCACACCGAGCACGAGCGCGCGAGGCATCACGAGGCAGCGACCTCCCGGGCGGGAGCGGGCGGCGGTGCGAGGAGCAACGGGAACCGCAGCGCAGGGCCGGCAGGTCGGCGAGGAGCGGGGTCGGCGAGCGTCGGAGGATGCTGTCACCGACCTCCGTCGCCTGTCAACCGGAATCCGGCGCGTCACGCGCCCGTGCCTCGGACGACGGCCCTGCGCGGCTCGGCACCACCAGCAGGCGGCGCTGCCGATCGAGGTCTAGTGTCCCGGCCCAGGAATTCGCCGACATCCGGTCCCCGCTCCGGGCCGCTGGAGACCTCGATGCGCGCGCTCGCTCCCGCCGGTCGTCGATGGGGCTGCCACCTCGCCGCGACCCTGGCATGGCTTGCCTTGCTCGGCCTGCCCCTGCCGGGGGCCGCGGCGACCGAGCCCGAGCTGCGCTTCGCCCTCCACTTCGACGATGCCGAGCTCGCGCAAGTCGTGGCCGCGATTGCAGAAGCGACCGGTTCGTCGTTCCTCTTCGACGAGCGGCTCCGGGGTCGCGTCACCCTGCACGTCCCCCGGCGGGTGGACGCCGAAGAGGCGATCGAGATCCTGAACGTGGCGCTCGAGCTTCGCGGGTTCGTTGCCGTCCCCACCCCGGCCGGCCCGCTGCGCATCGCCCCGCTCGAGGACTCGAAGTCGCTCGCACCGTTGCAGGAGGCGCCGAAGCGAACGGGGGCGTTGGCGATGACGATCCACGATCTCGAGTACGTAGAGCCGGACGCCCTCGTGCCGATCCTGTCTCCGCTGCTGGGCAAGGACGGCCTGGTGGTGCCGCTCCCTTCGCGACCGACGCTGGTGCTCGCGGGGACCGGCGCCGAGCTCCAGCGCCTGCTCCAGATCGTCTCCGCCCTCGATGTGCGGGAGCGGGAGAAGCTGGCGCTCTTCCGCCCGCACCGCCGCAGCGCCGCCGAGCTGCAGCCCGTCCTCGAGGCTGCCCTGGAGCCGCCGCGCGGCGCGCGAGCACCGCGGGTGCTGGCGGTCGATCCTGGCAATGCGCTGCTGGTGATCGGACCGCCGGCGTCCGTCGTGCGGGCCCGTGAGCTGATCGGACGGCTCGATCAGCTGCCGCCCGCGCTCGGCAGCATCGAGGTCGTGCAGCTCGCCTATGCCGACGCCGAGGATCTGGCCGAGACGCTGGCGCAGCTCGAGAGCGGGAATCCGCTCGCCCGTCCCGAGCGGGACGCGGCAACGACCATCCTGCAGGAGCAGTCGTGGTCGGCCGTTCCCTACCCGGCAGGAAATGCCCTGCTCCTCCGTGCCGGCCCCGAGGCCATGCGCGAGCTGATGCGGCTGATCGATCTCCTCGATCGTCCCCCGACCCTGATCCGTGTCGACGCCCAGGTCATCGAGCTGCTGGCCGCGGAGGGACGCGATCTGGCGATCGACGCCCTCTTCACGGGGGGAATCGGATCGGGCAACGACGGCAGCTACGCGATCCAGTCGATCACCAGCGGCTCGGGTGATCTGCTCGCCGGGACGGCGCCCGGACGTGTCTTCGACCTCACCAACGGCGTCTCGCTGGTGCCCGGGCCGGACGGCCAGCCGATCGCCGTCCCCGACCAGCAGGTCGCCGTCCTCGCCGAGGCGCAGGGGATCCATGCCCGGATCCTGCTCGAGCCCCGCTTGACGCTGCTGAACGGGGACGAGGGGGAGATCTCGGTCGGCGACAACCTGCCGATCCCGGTATCGGCGGCTCCTGCCGAAGGCGTCGTCACCGATCCGTTGCAGACCAACGTCCAGATCGAACGCCAGGACGTCGCCACCGTGTTGCGGGTCCGGGCGACGACCAGCCAGGACACGAAGGCCCCGATCCGCCTCGAGCTCAGCGTCGAATCGAACTTCCTGGGCCCATCGCTCGCCGGGGACGTCGACCTGGTCGGCCCGACGATCCGCACGCGGCGCCTCGAGGCCGTGCTGGCCCTCGCGGACGGCGAGCTGCTGCTGGTGGGCGGACGCTCGCTGCCGCTCCGGACACGTCAGGGAACCGGCATCCCCTTCCTGCGGAGCATTCCCGTCCTCGGCTGGGCGGTACGCTCGGAACGGAGTCGCCGCGTCGAGTCGACGCTCGCGATCCTCGTGCGCGCGCAGACGCTGCGCGATCCCGCGCTCGTCGAGGCCGACACGATCCGTTCGCGGTGGGCCTTCCAACGGCATCTCGAACGCCTCGCCCCGCTGCAGGGACGGACGGACGCTCCTTGGGCGGTGCACCTCGGCTCCGGCGGAGCCGGGGAGTGCAACCCGTTGTCGCGTACGATCTCCGCGACGAGCGGACGCCTCCTCGTGGTGCCCCGGGCCGAGCCCGAGGATGCGGTCTGCGACCTCGTGCTGGTCGACTTCGAGACGCTCGGCCAGGCGGCCCGTGCGGCCGAGCGTCTCTCTCGCGAAGGCTGGCACCCGCGCCTCGTCGCCCTCCCGCCCTGATCGCCTCCCGGGCGCGGGGTCCCGAGCGCCGCGCGCGAATCCCCCCGGCCGCCCGCCGGCACGCTCCGCTGGCGCTTCAGATCTCGATCTGCGCGCCGAGCTCGACCACGCGGTTCGGCGGCAGGCCGAAGAACTGCGTCGCCGGGCGCGAGTTGCGCGAGAGATAGGCGAACAGCGCCTTGCGCCAGCGCGCCATCCTCGACGGGCCGCCGGTCAGCAGGGTTTCGCGGCCGAGGAAGTAGGAGGTGTCGTCGAGGTCGACCGCCAGGCCCTCGGCGAGGCACACGGCGAGCAGCCGCGGTACGTGCGGGGTCTGCATGAAGCCGTAGCGCGCCTGGACCCGCCAGAAGCCGTCGCCGACCTCCTCGACCTCGAAGTTGCGGCCGAAGGGAACCGCCGGAACCTGCTCGGTCGTGATCGAGAGCAGCACGACCTGTTCGTGGAGCATCTTGTTGTGCTTCACGTGGTGGAGCAGCACGGGCGGGATGCCGTGGGGGTTGGACGTCATGAAGACGGCGGTCCCCGGGACCCGCGGCAGCCCGTGCGAGCGCACGTCGGCGAGGAACACGTCGACCGGCATCGTGCCGGCGATGAAGTAGCGCGCCAGGTCCTCGCGCCCCTGCCGCCAGGTCGTCATCACGACGACGAGCACGGCGCCGAGCACCAGCGGCACCCAGCCGCCGTGCTCGACCTTGGTCAGGTTCGCGCCCAGGAACGCCGCGTCGACCAGCAGGAAGCCGCTCGCGAGGCTCGCGGCGGCCGGCAGGCTCCAGCCCCAGACGCCGCGCGCCAGCCCGAAGAACAGGATCGAGGTCATCGTCATCGTGCCGGTCACGGCGATCCCGTAGGCGGCCGCGAGCCGGCTCGAGGAGCCGAAGCCCAGCACCAGCGCAAGGCACACGAGCAGGAGGAACCAGTTGATCTCCGGCACGTAGATCTGGCCCTCGGTCTCCCCGGAGGTGTGCACGATCCGCATGCGCGGGAAGAAGCCGAGCTGGATGGCGCTGCGCGTCAGCGAGTAGGCGCCCGAGATCAGCGCCTGGGAGGCGATGATCGCCGCGAGCGTCGCGAGCACGAGCATCGGGTAGAGCCAGAGGCCCGGCGCCAGCGCGTAGAAGGGGTTCGTCACCGCAACGCCGCCCTCGAGCAGGACGGCGCCCTGACCCAGGTAGTTGAGTACCAGCGCCGGCATGACGACGGCGTACCAGGCGGTCCGGATCGGCCGTGCGCCGAAGTGACCCATGTCGGTGTAGAGTGCTTCACTGCCGGTCACCACCAGCACCACCGAGGCGAGCAGCAGGAAGGCGGTGACGCCGTGCTCGGCGAGGAAGCGGATCGCGTGCAGGGGGCTCACCGCCGCGAGCACGCCCGGCTGGCGCAGCGCGGCGATCGCGCCGGCCGTGCCGATCGCCACGAACCACGCGAGCATCACCCAGCCGAACACCGAGCCGATCCGGCCGGTGCCGAAGCGCTGGACCGAGAACAGCCCGATCAGGAGCACGACCGTGATCGGCACGACGGCGTCGCGCAGGGCGGGCGTCGCAATCTCGATGCCCTCGATCGCGCTCAGGATCGAGATCGCCGGCGTGATCGCGCCGTCGCCGTAGAGGAGGCCCGCGCCGATCAGGGCGAGCAGCGGCGCGATGCGCCGCCAGCGGGCACTCTGCGAGTCGCGCTGGAGCGCCAGCAGGGCGAGGATCCCGCCCTCGCCCTCGTTGTCCGCGCGCATGATGAAGGTCAGGTACTTGACGCACACCACCAGCACGAGCGCCCACACCACCAGCGAGAGGACGCCCAGCACGTTGGCCTCGCTGAGCGCGACCCCGTGCGAGCCGTGGAAGCACTCGCGGAGCGCGTAGAGCGGCGAGGTGCCGATGTCGCCGTAGACGACCCCGATCGCGCCGAGCGCGAGCGCCGGGAGGCCGACCTCCGGGGCCGCCGGCGCGCCGGGAGCCGCGGCAACGGCGCGCGGTGGCCCGGCCCCGGTCGGGAGCTCGCGGGTTCCGGAGGACGGATCGGACGCCATCGGAGCGGGAACCGTGACCGGGAACGGGGCGGCTCGCAAGCTCGGGGCTCCCGGGCCGGAGCCCGTCAGTCCGCCGCCATCTCGACCGCCTGGCCCTCGCGCAGCCCCTCGGCCTCGCCCACCACCAGCGCCTCGCCGCCCGAGAGGCCCTTCGCGACCACCACCCGATCGGCGCCCGAGGGGCCGGCCAGCGCGAGGGGCTGGCGCCGCAGCCGGCCCTCCGTCACCACCCAGGCGAAGGGATCGCCTTCGCCCCCGCGCACCGCCGCCCGCGGCGCCAGGACGGCACCCTCCCCCCCGGCGCCCTCACCCGCAGCGGCCGGCTCCGCCTCGGCCAGGAAGGCGACGCGCACGCTCATGTCGGGCCGCAGCCATCCGTCGGGGTCCAGGATCCCGACCTCGACCTTGAGCGTGCCCTTCTGGCGGTTGATCTGGGGATACATCTTCACGACCCGCGCCGCGTAGCGGCGGTCGGGATAGGCGTCGGGCACCACCTCGGCGGCCTGGCCCATCGCGACGCGCGCGAGGTCCGCCTCGTTCACGTCGAGCTCGGCGCGCAGGTCGTCGAGGTTCGCCATCCGGACGAGCTCGCCCGAGCCCTCGAAGCCGCCCGGCACCGCGATCTCGCCCACCTCCTTGAACTTCTCGAGGATCACGCCCGCCGTGGGCGCACGCACGACGGTGTCCTCGAGATCGACCTCGCGGCGCGCGATCTCGGCCTCGAGCCGCGCCGCCTCGGCCTCGGCCACCCGCAGCGCGTTCACGCGCAGGTCGAGGTCGGAGCGCGAGGCGACGTCGCGCTCGACGAGCTCGCGGGTACGCGCGAGCTCCTTGCGCTGGAGCTCGACGTCGGCGCGCGCGCGCAGCAGGCTCGCGCGCGCCTCGCGCAGGGCGGCCTCGTAGGAGCGCGCATCCAGGCGCACCAGCGCCTGCCCCGCCTCGACCCGCTCGCCCTCCTCGACCAGGTACTCCTCGATCCGGCTCGGCACGCGCACGCCGAGCGAGATGTAGCGCTCGCCCGTCACCACGTAGCCCGAGCCGGTGAGCACCTGCGCGGCCGGCGCCGCGCCGCCCTCGCTGCGCTCGGCGTAGGCGACGCGCACGACGGGGGTCCCGCCGAGCACGAGCCGCAGCCCGATGCCGGCCGCGGCGAGGAGCGCGATCCCAAGCGCGGCCCACCGGAGCCGGCGCCCGCGCGGCGGCCGCGCGCGCACCGCGGCCCCGCGATCGATGCGCAGCGACTCGAGCTCCTCGCGCGCGCTCCTCCGCTCCGCCTCCATCGTCTCCCTCACGCCTTGCGCAGCGCCTCGACCGGGCGCAGCCGGGCCGCCCGCGAGGCGGGAAAGAAGCCCCCCACCAGCCCGATCGCCAGCGCCAGCCCGAGCGCCGTCACGAGGTCCCCGGCCCCGACCCGGAGCTGGACGACGTTGGTCGTGAAGGTGGCGGCGCCGAAACCGATCCCGCCGAGGAGCTGCGAGACCACCCGGCCGAGCAGCGCCGCCACCGCCGCGCCCACCGCAAAGCCGGCCAGCGCCACCGCCAGCGCCTCGACGAGGAACGACGTCAGGATCGCGAGGCGCGAGAAGCCGAGCGCGCGCAGGGTCCCGATCTCGGCGCGCCGCGCCTGCACCGCGGCGTAGAGCGTGTTGGTGGCGCCGAAGGCCGCGCCGACGCCGGCCAGCACCGCGAGCCCGATCACGATCAGGTAGAAGACGTTCGCCGACTCCGCCTGCTCGGCGTAGTACTCGCTCTCGGGCCGGGCCTCGAGCGCCCAGCGCGGGTCGTCGTCCACCCGGCGCACGAGCGCGTCGCGGTCGGCGCCGTCGGCCAGGCGCAGGCGCACGCCCGAGTAGGGGACGGGACGCTTGGCGTCGTTGGCGAGCTCGCGCACGTCCACCCAGACCTCGCTCTCGAACGAGGAGCCGCCGGCGTCGAAGCGGCCCACCACCTTCCAGGTGCCGCGCCCGAAGCGGAGCTCGTCGCCCACCCGGGTGCCGACGTAGCGGCCCGCCACCCCGCTGCCGACGATCGCCTCGCCGCTCGAGGGCTCGAACATGCGCCCCTCGACGAGCTCCACCTCGTCGTGCACGCGCAGCGCCACCGGCTCGACGCCGCGCACCAGCACGTTCTCGCGCCCGCCGCCCTCGCGGTGGAAGAAGGGCTGCACGACCAGCTCCGGCGAGGCCAGGGGCTCGTCCTCGGGCCCGCGCGCGACGCCGTCGAAGTAGCGCAGCGCCTGGAAGGCCTCGAGCGGCAGCAGGCTCGAGCCGTCGTTGGTCGAGCCCTTGCGCAGCACGATCAGGTTGCGCGGGTGGCCGGTGCTCACGAGGGTCCGCTTCAGGCTCGAGACGAGCCCCGAGAAGAGCGTCGTGGCCACCACGACCAGCGCCACCACGGCGACCGTGAGCAGCGTGCGCGTGCGGCGCGCCGCCAGGTTCGCGAGCGGGTAGCGGAGCGGGAGGAACACCCTAGAAGACCTCGCGCAGGGTCTGGGCGACCGGCCGCCGGGCTGCCCCGAAGGAGGGCACGACGCCCGCGAGCATGCCGACGAAGAAGGCGAGGAACACGCCCTGGACCAGGATCGTGTTGGTGACGACGAAGCTCCCGAGCGGACCCAGCGCCGGGCTCCAGCCCGACACGCTCTCGTGCAGGAAGGCGGTGATGCCGAGCGCCGCCAGCGCGCCGAGCACACCGCCCAGCGTCGAGAGCAGCGTCGCCTCCGCAAACAGGGTCGTGAACACGAGGCGGCGCGAGAAGCCGAGCGCCTTCAGCACCGCGATCTCGCCCATCCGCTCGCGGACCGCCATGCTGGCGGTGTTGGCGGCGATGAACACGATGCACAGCGCCACGAGCCCGGTCACGATCAGGATCACGGTCACGAAGCCCTCGAGCATGCCGAAGAAGTTCGCGAAGTAGCTCTTCTCGGTCTCGGTGACGGTCTCGGCCTCGCTGTTGCGGAAGGTGCCGTCGATCTGCGCCATCAGCGGGCTCACCTGGTCCGGGTCGTCCACGCGCACCCAGATCGTGCCCAGGAAGTCGAGGCTCCTGCGCCCGGCGGCGCGCAGCGCCTGGTCCAGGTACTCGCGCTGGAACCACAGGTGCGGAGCCTGCGCGTCGGGGATCTCGCCGACGATCTGGAACTCGAGGTCCACCGGGAAGATGGTGCCCCGGAGCGTGATCCGGTCGCCGATCTTCCAGCCCTGTTTCTCGAGCGTGCCGCGCCCGACGATCGCCGCGTCGCGGTAGCGGCGGAATGCGTCGAGCTGTGCGGGCGCGATGCCCCAGTCCTCCCACACCACCGCGACCGCATCCGGCTCGACCGCGAAGTTCGGGAACTCGACGCCCTTCTCGATCCGGAAGGCGCCGCCGTACCAGGTCCAGCTCGCGGCGTCCACGACGCCCGGCATCGCGCGCACCTTCTGGAGGTAGGAGTAGGGCAGCGGGTAGACGAGCCCCGCCTTGTTCAGCACCACCAGGCGGGTGTTGGAGGCGAGCTCGTTCAGGATGCGGTCGAGGCCGCCCGGCATGGTGAGCAGCAGGCAGACCAGCGCCACCGCGAGCGCGATGGCGCCGGCCGTGAGCGCGCTGCGCAGCTTGTTGCGCGCGAGATTGGCCCAGATCAGGGGCAGGAACTTCACGGCCGGGCGCCGCCGGCGGCGGGCCGGCCGCCCGGCACCGAGTCGCGCAGCACGCCCTTGTCGAGGTGGTGGATCTCGTCGACGAAGGCCTCGCCGCGCGGATCGTGGGTCACCATCACCACGGTCTTGCCGAACTCGCGGGCGAGATCGCGCAACAGGCCCAGGATCTCGACGGCGTTCTTGGCGTCGAGATCGCCGGTGGGCTCGTCGGCGACGATGATCTCGGGATCGCTCACGACGGCGCGGGCGATTGCCACGCGCTGCTGCTCACCACCCGAGAGCTCGGCGGGCCTGTGGCCGGCGCGCTCGGCGAGCCCCACCACGCGCAGCGCCGTGAGCGCCCGCGCGCGCCGCTCCTCGCGCCCGAGGTGGGTCAGCAGCAGCGGCAGCTCGACGTTGCGCTGCGCGTCGAGCACCGGGATCAGGTTGAAGAACTGGAACACGAAGCCCACGTGGCGCGCGCGGAAACCCGCGAGCTCGTCCTCGCTGAGGTCGTCGAGGCGCTGCCCCGCGACGACCACCTCGCCGCTGCTCGGGCGGTCGAGGCCCGCGAGCAGGTTCAGGAGCGTGCTCTTGCCCGAGCCCGAGGGCCCCATCAGCGCCACGAAGCGGCCACGCCCGATCGAGAGCGACACGCCCTCGAGCGCGTGCACCTCGTCGGCGCCGCGGTGGTAGATCCGCGAGACGTCTCGGATTTCGATCATCGGGGCCCGGTCCACGGGGGCGCGCGAGCGACCAGCGTAGCCCGCTTCGCCCTAGTGGGTCGCACCGGCGTCCGCGGCGCCGGCGGCGGACCGGCGTGCGGCGCCCAGGGTCTTGAAGAGCGCCACGATCCAGCCGATCGCGAAGAGCGCGGCCAGCAGCCCGAAGCCGATCGCGGCGCGCGACCCGGAGGCCAGCGCGCCGCGCGTCCAGTCGCCGAACATCCCGGCCAGGACGGTGTAGAACCCCACCACGCCGGCCCAGGCCGTCACGTCGCGCGCGCGGCCGGGCCCCTGCGCGGCGACCGCGATCGAGCCGGCCAGCGCCACCGCGATCAGTGCTGCGAGCCAGTGCCACCAGAGCAAAGGCGATCTCTCGTTCGAGGGGCCTGAGGAATATCGCGCTTCCGCGCAGCGCTCAAGTGCCGCGCACGGGGGGCTCCCGCCCCGCGCATTGCCTATGTTGCGACCTTCGCCAGCCGGGGAACCACGTGGCCGATCTGCTCCGCACGCTGCGTTGCCGCAACGAGCACCGCCCGGGCGTCTTCGGGCGCCTCGCGACCGCGATCGGCACGGCCGGCGCGAACCTCGGCGACATCCGCACCGTGTGGGTGGGGCCCGACCACATCGTCCGCGACCTCGACATCCTGGTCGACGGCGGCGAGCAGCTCGAGCGCGCGGTCGAGGCGGTGCGGCGGGTCGAGGGCGTCGACCTGCTCGAGGTCATCGACGACGTCCACGAGCTCCACATCGACGGCAAGCTCGAGATCCGGCCGACCCATCCGGTGCGCTCGCTGCACGACCTGCGGCGCGTCTACACGCCGGGGGTCGCCGAGGTGGCCCGCACGATCGCGCGCAACCCCGACGACTCGTACCTCTACACGATCCGGGGCAAGACCGTCGCGATCGTCACCAACGGGACGCGCGTGCTCGGACTCGGCAACGTCGGGCCGCTGGCGGCGCTGCCGGTGATGGAGGGCAAGGCGGCCCTGCTGCACCAGTTCGCGGGCCTCTCCGCGATTCCCCTGGTGCTCGACACGCGCGACGCCGACGAGATCGTCCGCACCACGCTGCACGTCGCGAAGGGCTTCGGCGCGATCCAGCTCGAGGACATCGAGTCGCCGATCTGCTTCGAGGTGGAGCGCCGGCTCGTCGAGTCGCTCGAGATGCCGGTGCTGCACGACGACCAGCACGGCACCGCGGTCGCGACCCTGGCGGCCGCCACGGTCGCGATGCAGCGTGCCGGTCTCGACCTCGCGCGGGCCCGGATCGGCGTGATCGGGCTCGGCGCCGCCGGCACCGCGATCGCACGCATGCTGGGCGCGGCCACCGAGCAGCCGGTCCTCGGCTTCGACCCGGGCCCCGACGCGATCGCGCGGCTCGTCGAGGGCGGCGGCGAGGCCGCCGCGAGCCTCGCCGACCTGATGGCGCGCGCCGACCTGGTCGTCGCGGTCACCGGCCGCGCGGGCCTGATCCCGCCCGCGAGCGTGCGCCGCGGCCAGGGCATCCTCGCGCTCACCAACCCCGACCCCGAGATCAAGCCCGAGGACGCGCTCGCCGCCGGCGCTTCCTTCGCCGCCGACGGCCGCTCGGTCAACAACCTGCTCGGCTTCCCGGGCATCCTGCGCGCCGCGATCGACACCCGCGCGCGCCGCATCGACGCCTCGATGTACGTGGCTGCCGCCCGCGCGATCGCCGAGAAGGCCGGTGCCAACGAGCTGGTCCCGAACCCGCTGCGTCTCGAAGTCCACCGCGCGGTCGCGCGCGCCGTCGCCGAGGCCGCCATGAAGTCGGGCGTCGCGCGCGTGCGCGTGCCGAGCGACTACCAGCTCGACCTGCCGCGGCGGGCGCCGGTGGCGGAGTAGCGGGCGCCGCGCCCTGCCCGAGCGGGCGCCCGCGCACCCGCTCCCTACCCGCGCAGGTGCTGGCGCACCCGCTCCGCGAGCTGGTCGGGCGTGAGACCGAAGGTCTCCGCGAGCGGCCCGATCGGGGCCGAGGCGCCGAAGCGGTCGATGCC includes the following:
- a CDS encoding potassium transporter Kup, which codes for MASDPSSGTRELPTGAGPPRAVAAAPGAPAAPEVGLPALALGAIGVVYGDIGTSPLYALRECFHGSHGVALSEANVLGVLSLVVWALVLVVCVKYLTFIMRADNEGEGGILALLALQRDSQSARWRRIAPLLALIGAGLLYGDGAITPAISILSAIEGIEIATPALRDAVVPITVVLLIGLFSVQRFGTGRIGSVFGWVMLAWFVAIGTAGAIAALRQPGVLAAVSPLHAIRFLAEHGVTAFLLLASVVLVVTGSEALYTDMGHFGARPIRTAWYAVVMPALVLNYLGQGAVLLEGGVAVTNPFYALAPGLWLYPMLVLATLAAIIASQALISGAYSLTRSAIQLGFFPRMRIVHTSGETEGQIYVPEINWFLLLVCLALVLGFGSSSRLAAAYGIAVTGTMTMTSILFFGLARGVWGWSLPAAASLASGFLLVDAAFLGANLTKVEHGGWVPLVLGAVLVVVMTTWRQGREDLARYFIAGTMPVDVFLADVRSHGLPRVPGTAVFMTSNPHGIPPVLLHHVKHNKMLHEQVVLLSITTEQVPAVPFGRNFEVEEVGDGFWRVQARYGFMQTPHVPRLLAVCLAEGLAVDLDDTSYFLGRETLLTGGPSRMARWRKALFAYLSRNSRPATQFFGLPPNRVVELGAQIEI
- a CDS encoding efflux RND transporter periplasmic adaptor subunit; the encoded protein is MRETMEAERRSAREELESLRIDRGAAVRARPPRGRRLRWAALGIALLAAAGIGLRLVLGGTPVVRVAYAERSEGGAAPAAQVLTGSGYVVTGERYISLGVRVPSRIEEYLVEEGERVEAGQALVRLDARSYEAALREARASLLRARADVELQRKELARTRELVERDVASRSDLDLRVNALRVAEAEAARLEAEIARREVDLEDTVVRAPTAGVILEKFKEVGEIAVPGGFEGSGELVRMANLDDLRAELDVNEADLARVAMGQAAEVVPDAYPDRRYAARVVKMYPQINRQKGTLKVEVGILDPDGWLRPDMSVRVAFLAEAEPAAAGEGAGGEGAVLAPRAAVRGGEGDPFAWVVTEGRLRRQPLALAGPSGADRVVVAKGLSGGEALVVGEAEGLREGQAVEMAAD
- a CDS encoding ABC transporter permease, with protein sequence MFLPLRYPLANLAARRTRTLLTVAVVALVVVATTLFSGLVSSLKRTLVSTGHPRNLIVLRKGSTNDGSSLLPLEAFQALRYFDGVARGPEDEPLASPELVVQPFFHREGGGRENVLVRGVEPVALRVHDEVELVEGRMFEPSSGEAIVGSGVAGRYVGTRVGDELRFGRGTWKVVGRFDAGGSSFESEVWVDVRELANDAKRPVPYSGVRLRLADGADRDALVRRVDDDPRWALEARPESEYYAEQAESANVFYLIVIGLAVLAGVGAAFGATNTLYAAVQARRAEIGTLRALGFSRLAILTSFLVEALAVALAGFAVGAAVAALLGRVVSQLLGGIGFGAATFTTNVVQLRVGAGDLVTALGLALAIGLVGGFFPASRAARLRPVEALRKA
- a CDS encoding ABC transporter permease yields the protein MKFLPLIWANLARNKLRSALTAGAIALAVALVCLLLTMPGGLDRILNELASNTRLVVLNKAGLVYPLPYSYLQKVRAMPGVVDAASWTWYGGAFRIEKGVEFPNFAVEPDAVAVVWEDWGIAPAQLDAFRRYRDAAIVGRGTLEKQGWKIGDRITLRGTIFPVDLEFQIVGEIPDAQAPHLWFQREYLDQALRAAGRRSLDFLGTIWVRVDDPDQVSPLMAQIDGTFRNSEAETVTETEKSYFANFFGMLEGFVTVILIVTGLVALCIVFIAANTASMAVRERMGEIAVLKALGFSRRLVFTTLFAEATLLSTLGGVLGALAALGITAFLHESVSGWSPALGPLGSFVVTNTILVQGVFLAFFVGMLAGVVPSFGAARRPVAQTLREVF
- a CDS encoding ABC transporter ATP-binding protein; protein product: MIEIRDVSRIYHRGADEVHALEGVSLSIGRGRFVALMGPSGSGKSTLLNLLAGLDRPSSGEVVVAGQRLDDLSEDELAGFRARHVGFVFQFFNLIPVLDAQRNVELPLLLTHLGREERRARALTALRVVGLAERAGHRPAELSGGEQQRVAIARAVVSDPEIIVADEPTGDLDAKNAVEILGLLRDLAREFGKTVVMVTHDPRGEAFVDEIHHLDKGVLRDSVPGGRPAAGGARP
- a CDS encoding NAD(P)-dependent oxidoreductase; this encodes MADLLRTLRCRNEHRPGVFGRLATAIGTAGANLGDIRTVWVGPDHIVRDLDILVDGGEQLERAVEAVRRVEGVDLLEVIDDVHELHIDGKLEIRPTHPVRSLHDLRRVYTPGVAEVARTIARNPDDSYLYTIRGKTVAIVTNGTRVLGLGNVGPLAALPVMEGKAALLHQFAGLSAIPLVLDTRDADEIVRTTLHVAKGFGAIQLEDIESPICFEVERRLVESLEMPVLHDDQHGTAVATLAAATVAMQRAGLDLARARIGVIGLGAAGTAIARMLGAATEQPVLGFDPGPDAIARLVEGGGEAAASLADLMARADLVVAVTGRAGLIPPASVRRGQGILALTNPDPEIKPEDALAAGASFAADGRSVNNLLGFPGILRAAIDTRARRIDASMYVAAARAIAEKAGANELVPNPLRLEVHRAVARAVAEAAMKSGVARVRVPSDYQLDLPRRAPVAE